DNA from Mycobacterium sp. SMC-8:
GGCAGCTTCGCGCACGACCTCATCGGTCTCCAATCCAGCACCCAGCGCGCCACCGAGAGTGGCCAGCGAGTACGTCAGCCACGCGACCGGGGAGCCTGGCCGTTTTGCAACCTTCAAGTGTTGGTGTTTGAATCGGGTCCAAGTGTTTGCCAAGGCGAGATTGTCGGCCGTCGCTAACTGACGTCGGCTCTGCTATCAGGAGGGTGATGTGGGCACCCCGAAGGACTCGCGGTGAGTCGCTCCCCGAGGGGACGCGCCCTGCGGGTTGATCGCGACGCTGACTGGTCAGTGGTGAGCGAGACTGCTGACGACCACGGCGTGGTTTACCGAGTTCTATGGTCAGCCTATTCCTGGATGTACCTCGGGTTGTGCGATTCGTATCCGCATCTGTCGTGGCAGGCAACAACAGAAGACGGCGCGTTGAACGGAATCCGCCGGCAAATTCGACAACGCGCCGACGTTTCGTCGCCAACGGAAAGTGGATCGCGAGGGTGTTCGCCGGAAGGCTCGACCGTTTGAGTCATTCCAGCGGCGTCGATCCCCTGCTGCCTGCACTACGGCAGCGCTTCCAAACCGCCCTCAACACTGCCCTCGTCGTGGGTCGGCCACCCGAGTGCGCCATCGACCTTGGACCGCGAACCTTAGCTGCAGTAGCGCTTATTGCCGCCGAGCACCCCGACGCCAGCGCCCAGATCATCGCCGCAGCCTATGACACCTTCCTGGACGAACATGGTTAGCACAACCTGATTGGTAGTACCGGAGATCACGGCCGTCTCAACGAGGAGGGGATTGCGGGTGGCCGGCAAAGCCAACGCGGAGAGAAGCTAACTACGTCGTGCGCGTTCGGCCGCCATCACGCTGGTTGGTTGTCGCGACCATTCAAGAGACAGAAGGGATGATCCGTTGCGGTGGGTGCTGGCCATCGGCAGCGCGCTGGCAATCACAGTCGGCGCGGCGATCGCGCTCAGTACGCCGATCCAGTTAGCCAGTGCGGATCACCTCGGGCGGCCGATTGCATGCGGCGATGCGCTGCGGGCAGACAGTGCCGCCGCGGAAGCTGCCGACGACTATAATCGGCGCCTGAACGACAGCAGCCCTGATCGCTTCATTGCCACGGACTACGAAAACCAGTGCGCAGCGATGATCGTTGAGAAGCGCCGACACGCCGTGATCGTCAGCGCCGCGGCAGCAGTGGCCGTGCTGACAACAGGCGGTCTAGTGTCCTGAGTCATTAATTCGGTTGCAGTAGTTGGCGATGCTTGCCAGGATCTGGTCGGCGGTCTTAGTCCAGACGTAAGGCTTGGGGTTGTCGTTCCAGGTGTCGATCCAGGCACGGATATCGGCGTTGAGTTGCCGCACCGAGGTGTGAGTGGAGCGGCGCAGTTTCTTGGTGGTCAGCTCGGCAAACCAGCGCTCGACGAGATTGAGCCACGAAGAGCTGGTCGGGGTGAAGTGCAGGACGAATCTGGGATGGCTTGCCAGCCAACGCTTCACCGCAGGCGTCTTGTGTGTGGAGGCATTGTCGAGGACCAGATGCACATCGAGATCGTCGGGAACTTCGGCATCGATCTTCTTGAGGAAGGCCAGGAACTCGGTGGCCCGGTGCCGGGAGTGCAGCGCGCCGATGACCTTGCCGGTGGTCAGGTCGAGGGCGGCGTACAAGCTGGAGGTGCCGTGGCGGACGTAGTCGTGGCTGGCTCGCGCCGGGGTTCCGGGCAGCATCGGAAACACGGGCTGGGTGCGATTAAGGGCCTGGATCTGCGTCTTCTCATCCACGCAGAGCACCAGCGCCCGCTCCGGCGGGTCCAGGTACAGGCCGACGACATCGCGGACTTTGGCCACGAACAGCGGATCCTTCGATAGCTTCCATGAGTCCTGCTTGTGGGGAGCCAGTCCGAACGCTCGCCAGACCCGCGACACCATCGACTGACTCAACCCCAAATGAGCGGCCATCGAGCGGGTCGACCAATGAGTGGCATCCGGCGGGGTGGTCTCCAGCGTCTTGGTGATCAACGCTTCGATCTGGTCGTCGCCGACGACCCGCGGACGACCCGGGCGAGGCTCGTCAACCAACCCGTCTAGACGTAATTCGACGAACCGGTTGCGCCATCGCCGCACCGTGCCGATCGACAGTTCCAGCCGATCGGCGAGTTCGGTGTTGGAGCCACCGTCGGCGGCTGCCAACACAATTCGAGCCCGCATCGCCAGACCCGCGGCACTGGATCGTCGCCGCGCCCACCCCTCCAACTCGGCCCGCTCGTCAGTGGTCAAGACAATCTTCGCGGCATGAGGTGTCGGCACAACCCAGTCTAACAACTAGATCGCAATTAATGACTCAGGACACTAGGCTTTTTGATCCACCGCGTTCGATCACGCGGATCAGGCTCGAAGTGAAGTCACGTTCGCTGATGGACCTGAGTTAACTGACTATGGAACGGGAATCGCGAGCCAGACCTACGCGCGACAGGGGAAGACGTCAGTCACGCTGAGGCCCAGTCACCGCGTTTGAACCGGTCTTTCGCACGGCCCGCACATCGCAGAGGCGGATCCCCTGATTCCAGCCGCTGTCCCGTTCTGTCTCGCATATCAGGCGATCGTGGTAGATCCGTCGACAACTGTCGAGTGGGTGAGTGAACTCCCGGCCCGTGGCGACGCTGAGGTGAGCCCCCTGTAGTGGTCCAGTCGTTGTGGGACTCTGTTGCCCGAGTGCTCGGGCAGGAAGAATCAATGACGACATGGCAACGAACAAGCGCCGGCGGCACACTCCGGATCAGATCATCCGCAGGCTGGCCGAGGGCAACAAGCTCCTCGGGACCGGCCAGGAACTCGGTGAGGTGTGCCGGCACCTGGAGATCACCGAGTCGACCTGGCATCGCTGGGTCGCCCAGTACGGCGGCATGAAGGCCAACGAGGCCAAACGACTCAAGGAGCTCGAAGCCGAGAACGCCCGGCTCAAGAAGCTGGTCGCCAACCAGGCCCTCGATATCGACATGCTCAAGGAGATCTCGTCGGGAAACTTCTGACCCCGAACCGCAAGCGCAGCGCCGTCATAGCGCTGCGTGAGCGGTTCGGGGTGTCGGAGCGCCGCGCCTGCTCGGTGGTCGGCTTGCACCGCTCGACGATGCGGCTGACGCCGGCACCGATCACCACCGAGGAGGCTGAGCTGCGGGCGTGGCTGCGCCGGTTCTCGGTCGACCGGCCGCGCTGGGGGTGGCGCCGGGCCGCGAAGATGGCGCGGCGAGCCGGCTGGAAGGCCAACAACAAGCGCATCCGCCGGCTGTGGCGTGAGGAGGGCTTGCGGGTGCCGCAGCGGCGCCGCAAGAAGCGGCTGACCGGGATCGGTGTCGCCGTCGGTGCGATGTCCCCAATCCGACCGAATGTGATCTGGGCGATGGACTTTCAGTTTGACACCACCGCCAACGGGCGCACCCTCAAGATGCTCAACGTGATCGACGAGTTCACCCGCGAAGCCCTCGCCATCGAGGTGGATCGGTCCATCGACGCCGCCGGTGTCGTCGACGTCTTGGACCGTCTGGCGCTCACGCATGGGGCGCCGCACTATGTGCGTTTCGACAACGGGCCTGAGTTCGTCGCGCATGCCGTGTCGGATTGGTGCCGATTCAACAGTGCCGGTTCACTTTTCATCGATCCCGGCTCGCCGTGGCAGAACGCCTGGATCGAATCATTCAATGGCCGACTGCGGGACGAGCTGCTCAACCTGTGGCGCTTTGATTCGCTGCTGGAAGCCCGCGTGATCATCGAGGACTGGCGAGCCGATTACAACGCCAATCGGCCCCACTCCGCCCATGGCGACCGCACCCCAGCCGAGTTTGCCCTACAGTGGGCCGCGACCCATCAACCGAAAGTCGCATAACGACTGGACCACCAAACGGGTCCCTCTCAACGCAACGACACCCCCGCCGTCACCCGCGGAACCGTGCTGTGCGGGCTGAACAATGGGCGCCCGCGCGTGGTGTGGACCAACGACGCGCAACGGCTCATCGCCGACGTGCAATCCGGTGGCCCCACCGACCCTCGGCTGGACCAGCTCTACGCCTGGTGGGGCACCCACTCGTAATCAGCCGGGCGCCGCGCCGGCATCGCGCGGCAAACACACCCCCGACACGGGCGCAGTACGGAGTCCCTTCCACGACGCGTGGCGCAGACCTTTGCCCGCGTGATACTCGCGGTAGGCAACTTCACCGACATACCGCGGCTTGAACCACTGGACCCCCGACATCGAGGCCCCCTCCGCCACCGGCGGCGCTGGGACCTCGGTCCCGGCCAACAGTGTGGCCAGACGGCGACGTTCGGCACCGCTAAAACCGGTGCCCACCTGACCCAGCAGCACGAGTTGGCCCGCATCGTCGTGGGCGGCCAGGATCAGGGCCCCAACCTCACCGCGACGGCCGGCTGCGGGCAATGCGAAATATCAGTGGATGCCGAATGGTCATCCGTCTATGTCGGCGGCGGCGATTTCGACGGTGCGGCGCACCAACACATCGAGTCGAGGTGACGGCCTTCACCATGGCCGTTCGTTCGATGTTGAACGACGCGATGGCTGCCACGGCGGCCTACCACCGACTCCGGTGAGTCCGGACACCCCGACGGACCGACGCGTAGCGTTTGGAAGTGATGTGCCACTACTGCGGGTGTCGAGAGATGCCGCTGCTGCGCGACTACATCGCCGAACACGAACGTGCCATCAACTTCGGCGGCGACGCGGTGCGGGCCATCGATCGGGGCGACCTGGCCCAGGCACGGCACCTGCTCGCTGAGATGGCGACAGAACTGGCCGCGCACTGGCTCGGCGAGGAAACCGGGCTGTTTCGGGTGATGTCGCGCGAGGAGATGTACGCAGAGCACATCGCTCCACTGGTTCGCGAGCACCGCGAGCTGGCCGAACTGCTCGCCACGGTCGAGATCTCCACAGCCGACGGCAAGCAGGCCATCCGCGACGCGATGTCCGACCTGTATGAACACATCAGCAAGGAGGAGGACGGACTCTTCCCCGCCTCGCTGACCGCGCTCGACGGCGACGAGTGGGACGCATCGATCGACGCATGGCATGCCGCGCACCCAGGCAGACGCATGATCGCCCGGTGATTGACTGCACCACCGGCCGACTCCACGAACGTGTCGCGCAGCGTGATCACGCGCGCGGAAGCTGCGCAACGACCGTCAGCAAAATCACCGAGTCTTCAATCGCCGTCAGCGCGTGCCGCTCGGATGGGATCGTTACGTGATCGCCCGTCTTACCTTCCCACGCATCAGATTTCGTGTGGAGGCGGACGTGGCCGCGTAGCACCTGAAGCGTCGCCTCACCCGGGCTGTCGTGCTCAGCCAGCTCCTGCCCAGCCGCCAACGCCATGACCGTCTGCCGCAATTCGTGATCGTGACCACCGTGAATGGTGTGCGCAGCCCGGCCGCTGTGCGCCGTGCGCGCCTCGGTCAGCTTCTCTTCGGCCATGTCGATCAGTGAAATTGATTCCATCTCGGGATATCTCTCCTGTTCAGCCGGACAGCAACAGTATTCCGCCGAGGGCAAGGCCGATCACCTTGACCACTTCGAGCAAAACGTACGCGTAATGCGCGCGCGAGCGGGACCCCTCGTCGCCCGCCAACACCGCATCGGAGCGGCGCGCCAACCGCGGTCGCACGCCCAGCAGCTGGCCGACCAGCGCGACGACGGCGATCGCGAACGCCACGACGACGCTGACTGATGGGCGACTGAGCGTCAAGGCAGCGAGGATGCCGACGGCGAGTAGCGACTCAACGGTGTTGAGCGCACGAAAGACCATGCGCCCGATGCCCAGTCCGATCTGCAGCGTTACGCCCGGAGCCCGGAACTTCAGTGGCGCTTCCAGGAACGAGATGGCCAGCACCATGCCCAGCCAAACGAAGGTGAGAGCGACCGCGAACGCCGACGCAGGACTCACGATGCCGCGGCCGGCGTGAGGTGGGCCAGACACAAGTCCGGCTCCACGAACGGATCCAGCCGGTCAACTGTGACCGGTGCACTCCACGTCGCCAGCGCCCCCTGCATGAGCCCCAGGTGGATCGGGCAGACGACCGCCGAGCGATCCTGCGCCAGTTCGAGGAACGGGCAATGACGCAGCCCGATTTGCGGCTGCCCGTGAGCTGTCCGTCGTTGCGGTGCGAACCCGAGTTCGTCGAGCAACTCGACCAGCCGATTGATCGACTGTTGGGCGCCTGGCGCCTTTCTCGTCGGGCCGGTCACCCGCCGTGCCCACGCCTGGCCGGCCTCGAGTGCCTTGGCGCTGGCGTTGCGGTCCCCGGCAAGGGCCAACGTGAGGATCTCGGCGAGCACTCGGTAGCGCCGGGTCCCGCCGGGGTCCATCCCACGCACAGCGCGAAACATCAGCGGCGGACGGCCCGGGCGCCTGCGGTCGGGCTCGACACGTTCGACCCGGCCCTCGGTGACCAGGGTGTCCAGATGGAACCGGACCGTATTCGGATGCACCCCAAGCTCATCGGCGATCTGCGGGATCGTCAACGCAGTGGTCGCACCCCTCAAAACGGCCAGCACACCTTCTCGACTCACTCTTGTACCCTCGGCAGCCCCGACACCAGTGGCGTGTCCACCCCGAGCGGACCGACTTTCGCCGCACCGCCCGGTGATCCCAGTGGGCTGTCGCGGCCGGGCAGAGATTCTGTAAAGAAAGCCGCATTGTCGGCCAGGTGAGGCCCCTGCTCTTCGGGGAGGTCGTCCTCGTAGAAGATCGCCTCCACCGGGCACACCGGCTCACACGCGCCGCAGTCGACACACTCGTCGGGGTGGATGTACAACGCGCGCCCGCCTTCGTAGATGCAGTCGACCGGGCACTCCTCGATGCAGGACCGATCCATCACGTCGACACATGGCTTCCCAATCACGTATGTCATGAACTAGAGTTTATACAACAGCACCTGTAAAAACATAGAGGGAGATATGAATGTCTCAGCGCGACACGGCCGACGCCGATCTGCCCCTGCCGTTGGCCACTCGCCACGACGCCGCGGTGCAGGGCCACTGGTTGCTGGCGCGCCTCGGCAAGCGTGTGCTTCGACCAGGAGGGGCAGAACTCACCCACAAACTGTTGGCGCTGGCCGACCTAGCAGCCAGCGATGTGGTCGAACTGGCACCAGGACTGGGTCGCACCGCAGCCGAAATCATTCACCGCCGCCCGCGTTCCTATGTGGGAGTCGAGCAGGATCCCAACGCCGCCGCGGCGGTCCGGTCGATCGTGTCCGGATACGGCCACGCCCGCGTCGCCGACGCGGCCGACACCGGGCTACCCGACGGGAGTGCAGATGTTGTGGTCGGCGAGGCGATGCTGACCATGCAGAACGATAAAGCCAAGGCGGCCATCGTCGCTGAGGCGACGCGGCTACTGCGGCGCGGGGGCCGATACGCCATCCACGAACTCGCCCTGACGCCCGACGAGCTGCCCGACGATGTCAAGACCGACATCCGCCAGGCCCTAGCCAAGTCGATCAAAGTCAACGCGCGTCCGCTCACCGTCGCCGAGTGGCAACAGCTGCTGGCCGACCAGGGCCTGCGCGTGGACCACATCGAGACCGCCCCCATGGCGCTGCTGCAACCACGACGGCTGGTTTCCGACGAGGGCCTTCTCGGCGCGCTGCGGTTCGCCAAGAATGTGCTCACCCACCGCGATGCGCGCCGACGTGTGCTTGGCATGCGTCGCACCTTCGTCAAGCATCGCGACCGATTGACCGCCGTGGCCATCGTCGCGCGCAAATCGGGCGACCTATGACGGATCTGGCCAGCCGTGCTGACGTGGAGGAGTTGTTGCGGCGCTTCTACGGCCGGGTGTTCGTCGACGATGTCCTCGCCGAACCGTTCATCGAGTTACGGGCGAAGGGGCTCGAGTCGCATCTTGCGGTGATGTGCGACTTCTGGGAGACCGTCCTGTTCCGCGCGGGGCTCTACCACGGCAGCGCCCTGGTGGTTCATCGGCGGCTTCACGATCGGCATCCATTGTCCGCCAACCACTTTGTGCGCTGGCTACAACTGTGGAATGCCGCCATCGACGAGAAGTACCACGGTCCTGTCGCGGAACGCGCGGCGATCCAGGCCGCCAGAATCGCCAAAGCGATGCACCGCCGGCTGCGAGGCGTCGACGCAAGCGAACTCGACGCATTATTGGTGGGCTGAACTTGTTGCTCCCCGCACATGCATTCCAGTCGGCGGGTTGGTATCGAGGACGCTTTAGCCTCGATCCACCGATGAATCGCCTGTTCGGAGGGTGTTGATGTAAGGAAAGTGCCCTTTGAGCTGGGATGATTGGAGTTACCACACTTCGATCAGCCCACGTTCAGAAAGGCACTTCCGGTGCAAGTGTCCCATAGGTTCGCCGTGTCGTCGGCGGTCTTCGATGATGCACATCTCGTGTCGTGCGCCGGGCTGGTGCCGGTGATGACCCTGGCCGACCAGACCGGTCTGTCGCAGCTATTGGCCGACAAGATCCGGTTCACCTGTGAGCGGATCCGTTCGGGTGCGGCCCATCCGTCACCGAAGCTGACCACGCTGATCGCCGGGATGTGCGCCGGCGCGGACAGCATTGATGACCTAGACGTTGTGCGCTCGGGTGGGATGAAGACCCTCTTCGGTGGTGTGTACGCCCCGTCGACGATCGGAACCTTATTGCGGGAGTTCACCTTCGGGCATGCCCGCCAGCTCGAATCTGTCCTGCGCGAACACCTGGCCGCGCTGTGCGGGCGTGTCGATCTGTTGCCCGGCGCCGACGGACGGGCGTTCATCGACATCGACTCACTACTACGCCCGGTCTACGGGCACGCCAAGCAGGGCGCCAGCTACGGACACACCAAGATCGCCGGCAGGCAGATCCTGCGCAAAGGCCTCTCACCGTTGATCACCACGATCAGCACCGACCACGGTGCGCCGGTGATCGCCGGGGCGAGGTTGCGGGCGGGCAAGGCCAACTCCGGCAAGGGCGCAGCCCGCATGATCGCTCAAGCGGCCGCTACCGCCCGTGCTGCCGGGGTCACCGGGCAGATCCTGGTGCGTGGCGATTCGGCCTACGGCAATAGCACCGTGGTCACCGCCTGCCACCGAGCAGGTGTCCGGTTCTCGCTGGTGCTGACCAAGACCGCCGCAGTTGCCGCCGCCATTGACGCAATTCCCGAGACCGCGTGGACCCCGGTGAACTATCCCGGTGCTGTGCGTGACCCCGACACCGGCGCCTGGATCTCCGATGCCGAAGTCGCCGAAACCACCTACACAGCCTTCGGTTCCACCAAGACTCCGGTGACCGCCCGGTTGGTCGTGCGCCGGGTCAAAGACGCGCGGTTCCTCGATGCGCTGTTTCCGGTGTGGCGGTACCACCCGTTCTTCACCAATTCCGACGAACCCGTCGACGCCGCTGACATCACTCATCGCCGCCACGCCATCATCGAAACCGTGTTCGCCGACCTCATCGACGGACCTTTGGCGCACATGCCCTCGGGGCGGTTCGGCGCGAACTCGGCCTGGATCCTGTGCGCCGCGATCGCCCACAACCTGCTGCGCGCCGTCGGCGTCCTGGCCGGAGGTGCCCACGCGGTCGCCCGCGGGGCGACACTGCGCCGCAAGATAATCACTATCCCGGCCCGCCTGGCCCGTCCGCAACGCCAACCTATCCTGCACCTACCAGCGCACTGGCCCTGGACAGAGCACTGGCTCACGTTGTGGCGCAACACCATCGGCTACAGCCCACCAGAAATCGCCACCACCTGACCATATGCCGAAAGGCCCGACCGGAGCGCACAGGAACAGCTGGACAGACCAGCAGATACCCCCTGCCCGCGACCAGGACCAGCCCTCAACAGCCCAGCGAGGCACACCTACCCCAATTCATCAGTGGATCGAGGCTTAGCCTCGATCCACCGATGTATCGGCTGGTCGCAGGGTGTCGGAATGAGGAAAGTGCCCTTTGAACTGGGAAGATTGGTGTTCTCTACGCACTAATCAGTCCAGGTCAGAAAGGCACTTCCGGTGAAAGTGTCCCATAGTTTCGCTGTGTCGTCGGCGGTCTTCGATGATGACCATCTCGTGTCCTGCGCTGGATTGGTCCCGGTGATGACCCTGGCGGCCCAGACTGCCTTGCCGCAGCTATTACGTGACAAGGTGGTCATTGCCGAGCCGAGGATCAAGTCCGGGGCGGCCAACCCGGCACCGAAGCTGAGCACAGTCATCGCGGGCATGTGTGCCGGTGCGGACTGCATTGACGATCTCGACCTGGTGCGGGCAGGTGGGATGAAGACACTGTTCGGCGGCGTGTATGCACCCTCGACCATCGGAACTTTGTTGCGCGAGTTTACTTTCGGACACGCCCGCCAGCTCGAATCGGTTTTGCGCGAGCACCTGGCCGGACTCTGCGCGCGGGTCGATCTGTTGCCTGGCGCCGGCGAGCGCGCGTTCCTCGACATCGACTCACTGCTGCGTCCGGTCTATGGCCACGCCAAACAAGGTGCTTCCTACGGACACACCAAAATCGCGGGCAAGCAGATCCTGCGCAAGGGCCTGTCGCCGTTGGTCACCACGATCAGCACCGCCACGAGTGCGCCGGTGATCACCGGCGCCCGGTTGCGAGCCGGGAAGGCCAACTCCGGCAAGGGTGCGGCCCGGATGATCGCCCAAGCCGTCGCCACCGCCCGCACCGCCGGGGTCACCGGCCAGATTGTGGTGCGCGGCGATTCGGCCTACGGCAACAGCACCGTGGCCACAGCCTGCCGCCGCGCCGGTGCCCAGTTCTCGTTGGTGCTGACCAAGACCCGCGCCGTCGCTGCAGCCATCGAGTCCATCGACGAGAGCGCCTGGATTGCAGTGGAATACCCCGGAGCGGTCCGTGATCCCGACACGGGAGCCTGGATCTCCGATGCAGAAGTCGCCGAGACCACCTACACCGCCTTCACCTCCACCGACAACCCGATGACCGCCCGGTTGATCGTGCGTCGGGTCAAAGATGCCCGCTTTCCTGATGCGCTGTTTCCGGTGTGGCGGTATCACCCGTTCTTCACCGACACCGACGAACCCACCGTTGCGGCCG
Protein-coding regions in this window:
- a CDS encoding IS1380 family transposase, with amino-acid sequence MKVSHSFAVSSAVFDDDHLVSCAGLVPVMTLAAQTALPQLLRDKVVIAEPRIKSGAANPAPKLSTVIAGMCAGADCIDDLDLVRAGGMKTLFGGVYAPSTIGTLLREFTFGHARQLESVLREHLAGLCARVDLLPGAGERAFLDIDSLLRPVYGHAKQGASYGHTKIAGKQILRKGLSPLVTTISTATSAPVITGARLRAGKANSGKGAARMIAQAVATARTAGVTGQIVVRGDSAYGNSTVATACRRAGAQFSLVLTKTRAVAAAIESIDESAWIAVEYPGAVRDPDTGAWISDAEVAETTYTAFTSTDNPMTARLIVRRVKDARFPDALFPVWRYHPFFTDTDEPTVAADITHRRHAIIETVFADLIDGPLAHMPSGRFGANSAWILCAAIAHNLLRAAGVLAGGAHAVARGATLRRKLITVPARLVRPQRRPLLHLPSHWPWADHWLTLWRNIIGYDPPLLATA
- the fdxA gene encoding ferredoxin, which codes for MTYVIGKPCVDVMDRSCIEECPVDCIYEGGRALYIHPDECVDCGACEPVCPVEAIFYEDDLPEEQGPHLADNAAFFTESLPGRDSPLGSPGGAAKVGPLGVDTPLVSGLPRVQE
- a CDS encoding group III truncated hemoglobin codes for the protein MTDLASRADVEELLRRFYGRVFVDDVLAEPFIELRAKGLESHLAVMCDFWETVLFRAGLYHGSALVVHRRLHDRHPLSANHFVRWLQLWNAAIDEKYHGPVAERAAIQAARIAKAMHRRLRGVDASELDALLVG
- a CDS encoding metalloregulator ArsR/SmtB family transcription factor, which codes for MSREGVLAVLRGATTALTIPQIADELGVHPNTVRFHLDTLVTEGRVERVEPDRRRPGRPPLMFRAVRGMDPGGTRRYRVLAEILTLALAGDRNASAKALEAGQAWARRVTGPTRKAPGAQQSINRLVELLDELGFAPQRRTAHGQPQIGLRHCPFLELAQDRSAVVCPIHLGLMQGALATWSAPVTVDRLDPFVEPDLCLAHLTPAAAS
- a CDS encoding hemerythrin domain-containing protein gives rise to the protein MPLLRDYIAEHERAINFGGDAVRAIDRGDLAQARHLLAEMATELAAHWLGEETGLFRVMSREEMYAEHIAPLVREHRELAELLATVEISTADGKQAIRDAMSDLYEHISKEEDGLFPASLTALDGDEWDASIDAWHAAHPGRRMIAR
- a CDS encoding IS630 family transposase, producing MPTPHAAKIVLTTDERAELEGWARRRSSAAGLAMRARIVLAAADGGSNTELADRLELSIGTVRRWRNRFVELRLDGLVDEPRPGRPRVVGDDQIEALITKTLETTPPDATHWSTRSMAAHLGLSQSMVSRVWRAFGLAPHKQDSWKLSKDPLFVAKVRDVVGLYLDPPERALVLCVDEKTQIQALNRTQPVFPMLPGTPARASHDYVRHGTSSLYAALDLTTGKVIGALHSRHRATEFLAFLKKIDAEVPDDLDVHLVLDNASTHKTPAVKRWLASHPRFVLHFTPTSSSWLNLVERWFAELTTKKLRRSTHTSVRQLNADIRAWIDTWNDNPKPYVWTKTADQILASIANYCNRINDSGH
- a CDS encoding class I SAM-dependent methyltransferase — encoded protein: MSQRDTADADLPLPLATRHDAAVQGHWLLARLGKRVLRPGGAELTHKLLALADLAASDVVELAPGLGRTAAEIIHRRPRSYVGVEQDPNAAAAVRSIVSGYGHARVADAADTGLPDGSADVVVGEAMLTMQNDKAKAAIVAEATRLLRRGGRYAIHELALTPDELPDDVKTDIRQALAKSIKVNARPLTVAEWQQLLADQGLRVDHIETAPMALLQPRRLVSDEGLLGALRFAKNVLTHRDARRRVLGMRRTFVKHRDRLTAVAIVARKSGDL
- a CDS encoding cupin domain-containing protein, yielding MESISLIDMAEEKLTEARTAHSGRAAHTIHGGHDHELRQTVMALAAGQELAEHDSPGEATLQVLRGHVRLHTKSDAWEGKTGDHVTIPSERHALTAIEDSVILLTVVAQLPRA
- a CDS encoding IS1380 family transposase, whose protein sequence is MQVSHRFAVSSAVFDDAHLVSCAGLVPVMTLADQTGLSQLLADKIRFTCERIRSGAAHPSPKLTTLIAGMCAGADSIDDLDVVRSGGMKTLFGGVYAPSTIGTLLREFTFGHARQLESVLREHLAALCGRVDLLPGADGRAFIDIDSLLRPVYGHAKQGASYGHTKIAGRQILRKGLSPLITTISTDHGAPVIAGARLRAGKANSGKGAARMIAQAAATARAAGVTGQILVRGDSAYGNSTVVTACHRAGVRFSLVLTKTAAVAAAIDAIPETAWTPVNYPGAVRDPDTGAWISDAEVAETTYTAFGSTKTPVTARLVVRRVKDARFLDALFPVWRYHPFFTNSDEPVDAADITHRRHAIIETVFADLIDGPLAHMPSGRFGANSAWILCAAIAHNLLRAVGVLAGGAHAVARGATLRRKIITIPARLARPQRQPILHLPAHWPWTEHWLTLWRNTIGYSPPEIATT
- a CDS encoding IS3 family transposase (programmed frameshift), which codes for MATNKRRRHTPDQIIRRLAEGNKLLGTGQELGEVCRHLEITESTWHRWVAQYGGMKANEAKRLKELEAENARLKKLVANQALDIDMLKEIFVGKLLTPNRKRSAVIALRERFGVSERRACSVVGLHRSTMRLTPAPITTEEAELRAWLRRFSVDRPRWGWRRAAKMARRAGWKANNKRIRRLWREEGLRVPQRRRKKRLTGIGVAVGAMSPIRPNVIWAMDFQFDTTANGRTLKMLNVIDEFTREALAIEVDRSIDAAGVVDVLDRLALTHGAPHYVRFDNGPEFVAHAVSDWCRFNSAGSLFIDPGSPWQNAWIESFNGRLRDELLNLWRFDSLLEARVIIEDWRADYNANRPHSAHGDRTPAEFALQWAATHQPKVA